A single genomic interval of Peribacillus sp. FSL H8-0477 harbors:
- a CDS encoding acyltransferase, whose amino-acid sequence MVNVINKIVKTIVAEFRARGLYFTIIMYFSYLIGVIRGLFYKILYFKNIKATVFILQANSKIEIFNRRAKIHIGEFVFIRKNASFRIDFEGELFIEEKVFINDNCNINCVKRIVIGRKTKIGPNVCINDHDHNYKNSEDSHLLIGEVLIGKNVWIGSNVVILKNTIIGDNVVIAAGSVVKGNVPANTLFINKREIEVKHITA is encoded by the coding sequence ATGGTTAATGTTATAAATAAAATAGTAAAAACTATAGTAGCTGAGTTTAGGGCAAGAGGTTTATATTTCACAATTATAATGTATTTTTCTTACCTTATTGGGGTAATTAGAGGCTTGTTTTATAAAATTTTATATTTTAAAAATATTAAAGCCACAGTATTCATTCTGCAGGCTAACAGTAAAATTGAGATATTTAACCGAAGAGCAAAAATACACATTGGAGAGTTTGTATTTATACGTAAAAACGCAAGTTTTCGTATTGATTTTGAAGGTGAATTATTTATAGAGGAAAAGGTTTTTATCAATGATAATTGTAATATAAATTGTGTAAAGAGAATTGTAATAGGCAGGAAAACAAAAATAGGACCCAATGTTTGTATAAATGATCATGATCACAATTATAAAAACTCTGAGGATAGTCATTTACTTATCGGAGAAGTATTAATTGGTAAAAATGTATGGATTGGTTCTAATGTTGTTATTTTAAAAAATACAATTATTGGTGACAATGTGGTCATTGCAGCTGGAAGTGTTGTTAAAGGAAATGTTCCAGCAAATACTCTTTTTATCAATAAACGGGAGATTGAAGTTAAACATATTACTGCTTAG
- a CDS encoding glycosyltransferase family 32 protein: protein MELKKIPKIIHYCWFGGKEKPDIVKKCQDSWHVFLREYEIIEWNEENFDLTINPYVLEAYQAGKYAFVSDYVRVHSLFNHGGIYLDTDVEVFKSFDNLLHHESFWGFEQENYIATSTIGSKQGNTLIKEFLDSYQNKHFKQDDGSLDDSTNVAIVTEILEKWGLLKNGEYQEIIDIGVFYPQTYFSPYDYINCRTFMTKNTYTLHHFYKSWLPARTRIKSQIKVYAAKIIGGDNIAKIRKYYTNLNS from the coding sequence ATGGAATTAAAAAAAATCCCAAAAATCATCCATTATTGTTGGTTCGGTGGGAAGGAAAAGCCAGATATCGTAAAAAAATGCCAGGATAGCTGGCATGTATTTTTAAGGGAGTATGAAATCATAGAGTGGAATGAAGAAAATTTTGACCTAACAATCAACCCTTATGTCCTAGAAGCATATCAAGCTGGTAAATATGCGTTTGTCAGTGATTATGTCAGGGTACACTCTTTATTTAATCATGGTGGGATTTACTTAGATACAGATGTTGAAGTATTCAAATCATTTGATAATCTTCTTCACCATGAATCATTTTGGGGATTTGAGCAAGAAAATTACATCGCAACTAGTACTATTGGATCGAAGCAAGGGAATACCCTGATTAAAGAATTTCTAGATTCGTATCAAAATAAACATTTCAAACAAGATGATGGGAGCTTAGATGATTCCACAAATGTAGCGATTGTAACTGAGATACTTGAAAAGTGGGGCCTTTTAAAAAACGGAGAATATCAGGAAATTATAGATATCGGCGTATTTTATCCGCAAACTTATTTTTCACCCTATGATTATATCAACTGTAGAACATTCATGACTAAAAACACATACACTTTGCATCATTTTTATAAAAGTTGGTTGCCCGCACGTACTCGCATAAAAAGCCAAATTAAGGTTTATGCAGCCAAAATTATAGGTGGAGATAACATAGCCAAAATCAGAAAATATTATACTAACCTAAACTCTTAA
- a CDS encoding helix-turn-helix domain-containing protein: MIGKNIAELRKRRGFTLTQLAERANMSKSYLSNIERDLNRNPSLEVMKKIGAVLNVDLLTLLNTNNKEEPTYFLDREWIEFINDLQDSGMKKEQIPQYKALIEFIKWQNQKI, from the coding sequence ATGATTGGGAAAAATATAGCAGAACTTAGAAAGAGAAGAGGGTTTACATTAACACAGCTCGCAGAACGAGCAAATATGTCGAAGTCTTATCTTAGCAATATCGAGCGGGACTTGAATCGCAATCCATCTCTCGAAGTCATGAAAAAAATTGGAGCAGTATTAAACGTTGATCTCTTGACACTTCTTAATACGAACAATAAAGAAGAACCAACCTATTTTTTAGACAGAGAATGGATAGAATTCATCAATGACCTACAAGATTCAGGGATGAAAAAAGAACAGATTCCGCAGTATAAAGCATTGATTGAATTTATAAAATGGCAAAATCAAAAAATATAG
- a CDS encoding DegT/DnrJ/EryC1/StrS family aminotransferase, translating to METTVLKKRIFLSSPHMSGSEMKYIEEAFQTNWITSMGSNIDAFEKEIATLVGSTEAVAVSSGTAAIHLALSLLNVTRGDKVFCSSLTFVASANPILYQGAEPVFIDSEPETWNMSPLALERALSDAVQSGELPKAVIIVNLYGQPAKMNELLAICNHYQVPIIEDAAESLGATYQGKASGTLGDIGVFSFNGNKIITSSGGGMIVSDNKELLKKARFLASQAKDDAPHYQHSVVGFNYRMSNILAGIGRGQLEHLTHRVETRRFIFKRYFEELNHLPGLSFMPELANTRSNRWLTSFTLNENEAKTSVHHLISCLAEENIEARPVWKPLHSQPLFQNSRYYPHKLEESVSEQLFKNGICLPSGSNMTEEEQTRVIDVIQNTLQQY from the coding sequence ATGGAAACAACGGTTCTTAAAAAAAGAATTTTTCTTTCTTCTCCTCATATGAGTGGAAGTGAAATGAAATACATTGAGGAAGCCTTCCAAACGAATTGGATCACGTCCATGGGTTCAAATATTGACGCGTTTGAAAAGGAAATAGCAACTTTGGTTGGTTCAACAGAAGCAGTTGCCGTTAGTTCAGGAACGGCTGCAATCCATTTAGCGCTCTCATTGTTAAATGTGACAAGAGGCGATAAGGTTTTTTGTTCTAGCCTGACCTTTGTTGCCTCTGCTAATCCCATTCTCTATCAAGGAGCAGAACCAGTATTCATCGACTCGGAGCCTGAAACGTGGAATATGTCACCTCTAGCATTAGAACGTGCCTTAAGTGATGCTGTTCAATCTGGGGAACTGCCAAAAGCGGTAATCATCGTCAACCTTTATGGCCAGCCGGCAAAAATGAACGAACTACTCGCGATTTGTAATCACTATCAAGTTCCAATCATAGAAGATGCTGCGGAATCTCTTGGTGCAACCTATCAGGGGAAAGCAAGCGGTACATTGGGTGATATTGGCGTTTTTTCATTTAATGGGAATAAAATCATTACTAGTTCCGGCGGCGGCATGATTGTTTCCGATAACAAGGAATTGTTAAAAAAGGCTCGTTTTCTAGCGTCACAAGCAAAAGATGATGCACCCCACTATCAACATAGCGTAGTTGGCTTTAATTACAGAATGAGCAATATTTTAGCTGGTATTGGAAGAGGTCAATTAGAACATTTGACACATAGAGTAGAAACAAGACGATTCATATTCAAGAGATATTTTGAGGAGCTGAATCACCTTCCTGGTCTCTCCTTTATGCCTGAATTAGCTAATACGCGGTCAAATCGATGGCTGACATCATTTACGTTAAACGAAAATGAAGCAAAGACATCTGTTCATCACCTCATAAGTTGCTTAGCGGAAGAGAATATTGAAGCTCGTCCAGTTTGGAAGCCGCTTCATAGCCAGCCGCTTTTCCAAAACTCTCGTTATTATCCTCATAAACTGGAGGAAAGTGTTTCGGAACAGTTATTTAAAAATGGTATATGTCTACCTTCTGGTTCAAACATGACAGAAGAAGAACAGACCAGGGTTATCGATGTTATACAAAATACGTTACAGCAATATTGA
- a CDS encoding acetyltransferase, whose amino-acid sequence MKIVIVGDGGHSKVITDLINSQNDIQIVGYLDDKYQEIYVKNHQFFGPLSTVHKLRELFNDIKYIVAIGNNVVRKQIVHLLGLPIDYYATLQHKSALVSPSAKIGFGSVIMANTVINADSQIGSHSIINTGSIVEHDNKLADFVHLSPQATLTGSVVIEEGVHIGAGATLIPHVQIGEWAIIGAGATVINHIPAYSTAVGTPANVKNNERLRVSGHGNNGS is encoded by the coding sequence ATGAAGATTGTTATCGTGGGCGACGGCGGCCATAGTAAAGTAATTACTGATCTGATTAACTCTCAAAATGACATTCAAATCGTTGGATACTTAGATGACAAGTATCAAGAAATCTACGTTAAAAATCACCAATTTTTCGGGCCGCTTTCAACTGTTCACAAATTAAGAGAGCTTTTTAATGATATTAAATATATTGTAGCCATTGGAAATAATGTAGTACGTAAACAAATTGTACATTTGCTTGGTCTCCCCATTGATTATTATGCGACGTTACAACATAAATCAGCACTAGTCAGCCCAAGTGCTAAAATTGGCTTTGGCTCAGTAATTATGGCTAATACGGTGATAAATGCCGATTCTCAAATTGGGAGTCATTCCATTATTAACACGGGTTCGATCGTAGAGCATGATAACAAGTTAGCAGATTTCGTTCATCTATCTCCTCAAGCTACTTTAACAGGTTCGGTAGTTATTGAAGAGGGGGTGCATATCGGTGCCGGGGCAACTCTTATTCCTCATGTGCAAATCGGTGAATGGGCAATTATTGGTGCGGGGGCAACGGTCATAAATCATATTCCAGCTTATAGTACGGCTGTTGGGACGCCTGCAAACGTAAAAAATAATGAGCGATTGAGGGTGAGTGGACATGGAAACAACGGTTCTTAA
- a CDS encoding sugar transferase: protein MKRLVDFTFSLSLILLLFPFLFFIGLMIKMVIGSPILFTQVRPGLNGKLFTLYKFRSMSNQMDNQGDLLPDHLRLTSFGKFLRKFSLDELPQLINVLKGDLSLVGPRPLLNEYLPLYTEEQAKRHLVKPGITGWAQVNGRNALTWEEKFRLDVWYVHHRTFLLDIKILFLTAMKVLQSEGINQAGSATVEKFKGETPSKREENG from the coding sequence TTGAAAAGATTAGTAGACTTCACTTTTTCATTAAGTCTTATTTTGCTGCTTTTCCCATTCCTTTTTTTTATAGGACTTATGATTAAAATGGTTATTGGATCGCCGATTCTCTTTACACAGGTGAGACCAGGATTGAATGGCAAGCTATTTACCTTATATAAATTCCGCTCGATGAGTAATCAAATGGATAATCAAGGGGATTTGCTGCCGGATCATCTTCGCTTAACTTCCTTTGGGAAGTTTCTACGAAAGTTCAGTTTAGACGAACTGCCACAGCTAATAAATGTATTAAAAGGGGACCTTAGTCTAGTTGGACCAAGGCCCTTATTAAACGAATATCTGCCTTTATATACAGAAGAACAGGCGAAACGTCATTTGGTCAAACCTGGAATAACCGGCTGGGCACAGGTGAATGGAAGAAACGCTTTAACGTGGGAAGAAAAGTTCAGACTTGATGTATGGTATGTTCATCATCGAACGTTTCTATTAGATATAAAAATCTTATTTTTAACAGCTATGAAGGTGCTTCAATCAGAGGGAATCAATCAAGCTGGAAGTGCAACTGTGGAGAAGTTCAAGGGAGAAACACCTTCAAAAAGGGAGGAGAATGGATGA
- the galE gene encoding UDP-glucose 4-epimerase GalE, whose product MKILITGGAGFIGSHTCIELLTAGHDIIVVDNFSTSKRQALYQVSSITNKKFKVYQIDMLNGIDLERVFLENQLDAVIHFAGYKAVGESVADPLKYYSNNLVSTLNLCGLMQKYNVKNLVFSSSATVYGVPKTVPISENSPLQALNPYGRTKLMIEEILGDLYDSDPNWSISLLRYFNPIGAHRSGEIGEDPTGVPNNLMPFITKVAAGELREVQVFGNDYPTPDGTGIRDYIHVTDLARGHLLALEKIVQTTGIDAYNFGTGKGYSVLEMISTFEAISGVKIPYRFANPRAGDAAKCFADSSKAKRELGWIAEKDIDEMCEDSWRWQVNNPHGYEEKVKEYAGLQSPHLLSSEDFFN is encoded by the coding sequence ATGAAGATACTTATTACAGGCGGCGCTGGGTTTATTGGCAGTCATACGTGTATTGAGCTATTAACAGCAGGACATGACATCATCGTAGTTGATAATTTTTCGACAAGTAAACGCCAAGCCTTATATCAGGTAAGTTCCATCACGAATAAAAAATTCAAAGTTTATCAGATTGATATGTTGAATGGGATAGATTTAGAAAGGGTGTTTCTTGAAAATCAATTAGACGCAGTGATTCATTTTGCAGGTTATAAAGCAGTTGGAGAGTCTGTTGCAGACCCACTTAAATATTATAGTAACAATTTGGTCAGTACACTGAATTTATGTGGATTGATGCAAAAATATAATGTGAAAAATTTGGTTTTCAGCTCTTCTGCTACTGTATACGGTGTTCCAAAAACGGTTCCAATCTCAGAAAATTCCCCTTTGCAAGCCTTGAATCCTTATGGGAGAACAAAGCTAATGATTGAAGAGATTTTAGGTGATTTATATGATTCTGATCCAAATTGGAGTATCTCTTTATTAAGATATTTTAATCCAATAGGGGCTCATCGAAGTGGAGAAATTGGCGAAGATCCAACAGGGGTTCCTAATAATCTAATGCCTTTTATCACTAAAGTGGCAGCTGGGGAATTAAGGGAAGTACAGGTTTTTGGTAACGATTATCCTACTCCTGATGGAACGGGGATTAGAGATTATATTCATGTAACGGATTTAGCCCGCGGACATCTTTTGGCACTTGAAAAGATCGTTCAGACAACTGGAATAGATGCTTATAATTTCGGAACCGGTAAAGGGTATAGTGTACTTGAGATGATTTCCACTTTTGAAGCAATATCTGGAGTGAAGATTCCTTATCGATTTGCAAACCCTAGAGCAGGAGATGCAGCAAAATGTTTTGCCGATTCTTCAAAGGCTAAAAGGGAGCTAGGATGGATTGCAGAAAAAGATATCGATGAAATGTGTGAAGATTCTTGGAGATGGCAGGTAAATAATCCACATGGTTATGAGGAAAAAGTAAAAGAATATGCTGGTTTGCAAAGTCCTCACTTACTAAGTAGTGAGGACTTTTTCAATTAG
- a CDS encoding EpsG family protein: MTILWINLAIVFILSYFSRLVSVSQLVTNSEIPVRPNKFLVFGVMLCLVVISGLRTGIGDTYNYKQMFIKNDFTWDFIKTQKDIGFGIFQMILKQYSQDPQIMVFTAALFTNVLIIIVLYNYSRLFELSTYLYITGGIHLVSMNGIRQVLAAAIIFTATKYLLNGNFIKYALIVLLASTFHQSALLLLPIYFIVRIKAWTKYTFLILSSAVLIVIGFNQFTTFLFAAIQDTQYSDYTNFNEGGASIIRVIVSGAPLVVAYLGREKLRVVFPKSDYIVNMALLGLVFMIISTEQWIFARVAIYFNLYQLILISWIIEVFSKKDRKFVYYMILVLYFIFYYYENVVSLNILYESDWLDNLFK; the protein is encoded by the coding sequence ATGACTATCCTCTGGATCAATCTCGCCATAGTGTTTATATTATCGTATTTCAGTAGATTAGTTTCTGTCTCACAATTGGTAACAAATAGTGAAATACCAGTAAGACCTAATAAATTCTTAGTGTTTGGAGTCATGTTATGTTTGGTGGTCATTTCAGGTTTGAGAACAGGTATAGGTGATACGTACAATTATAAACAAATGTTTATAAAGAATGACTTCACATGGGATTTTATTAAAACGCAAAAAGACATTGGTTTTGGAATCTTTCAGATGATTTTAAAACAGTATTCACAAGATCCCCAAATCATGGTTTTCACTGCGGCGTTGTTTACAAATGTTTTAATCATTATCGTCTTGTATAACTATTCGCGTCTGTTTGAACTTAGTACGTACCTATATATAACTGGAGGTATTCATTTAGTTTCCATGAATGGGATTAGACAAGTACTCGCTGCTGCGATTATCTTTACAGCGACAAAATATTTATTAAATGGAAACTTTATAAAATATGCATTAATTGTTCTTTTAGCATCTACTTTTCACCAAAGTGCATTACTGCTTCTTCCCATTTATTTTATCGTACGAATAAAAGCGTGGACTAAATATACGTTTCTTATTTTAAGTTCGGCTGTATTAATCGTTATCGGATTTAACCAGTTTACCACATTCTTATTTGCCGCCATACAAGACACGCAGTATAGTGACTATACAAATTTCAATGAAGGCGGGGCAAGCATCATCCGAGTTATTGTAAGTGGTGCACCATTAGTCGTAGCTTATCTTGGCAGAGAAAAATTACGAGTTGTCTTTCCGAAAAGTGATTATATTGTGAACATGGCACTTTTAGGCTTAGTCTTTATGATTATTTCGACCGAACAATGGATTTTTGCAAGGGTGGCTATCTACTTTAATCTATACCAGCTCATTTTAATCTCTTGGATTATTGAAGTTTTCAGTAAAAAAGATCGGAAATTTGTTTATTACATGATTTTAGTTCTCTATTTTATTTTTTATTATTATGAAAATGTTGTTAGTCTTAACATCCTGTATGAGAGTGATTGGTTAGATAATTTGTTCAAGTAA
- a CDS encoding glycosyltransferase family 2 protein, with translation MTPTLTVFTPTYNRAYTLHLCYESLKRQTCNDFIWLIIDDGSTDRTKQLVDSWIQENSVPIRYYFQSNQGMHGAHNTAYELIDTELNVCIDSDDFMPDEAVEKILTFWAENGSNEFAGMVGLDASPKGVVIGTEMPKTVKESTLTDLYGKYKVKGDKKLVYRSELTKKTPSYPIFEGEKYGPLVYKYMLIDQIHPLLVFNEVLCHVEYLPDGSSMNMINQYRKNPRGFSFFRKVAMKYAPSYKRRFIENVHYVSSSLLMKNRNYWMESPNKWSTIMATPIGIALYLYIKHTHHSTVLKQS, from the coding sequence GTGACTCCTACTTTAACTGTTTTTACTCCAACTTATAATCGAGCGTACACGCTTCATTTATGCTACGAAAGCCTAAAAAGACAAACATGTAACGATTTTATCTGGCTAATTATCGATGATGGCTCGACAGATCGCACGAAGCAATTAGTAGATTCCTGGATACAAGAAAATAGTGTACCGATTCGCTATTACTTCCAAAGCAATCAAGGAATGCATGGTGCTCATAATACAGCGTATGAATTAATCGATACAGAACTCAATGTATGTATCGATTCAGATGATTTTATGCCTGATGAAGCGGTAGAAAAAATCTTGACGTTTTGGGCGGAGAATGGGAGCAATGAGTTTGCTGGAATGGTAGGCTTGGATGCCAGTCCCAAAGGTGTGGTTATTGGTACGGAAATGCCTAAGACGGTTAAAGAGTCTACACTGACTGATTTGTATGGGAAATACAAAGTAAAAGGGGATAAGAAGTTAGTTTATCGTTCAGAACTGACGAAAAAGACACCATCTTATCCGATTTTTGAAGGAGAAAAATACGGCCCGCTTGTTTATAAGTATATGTTGATTGATCAAATCCATCCGCTTCTGGTTTTTAATGAGGTTCTTTGTCACGTAGAATATTTACCAGACGGATCGAGCATGAATATGATCAATCAATATAGAAAAAACCCAAGAGGATTTTCATTTTTTAGAAAAGTGGCTATGAAATATGCCCCTTCATACAAGAGACGGTTTATTGAAAATGTTCATTATGTTTCGAGCAGTTTACTGATGAAAAATAGGAACTATTGGATGGAGTCACCTAATAAATGGAGCACTATTATGGCAACACCGATTGGAATCGCTCTATACTTATATATTAAACATACTCACCATTCAACAGTTTTGAAGCAATCTTGA